The DNA sequence GCACTTTCAAAAACTATTGCTCTAAAGACCGACACGCCGCATAAATACAACTTGAATATAATCATTATTTGTCATTAAAATCAAACACGTATAATAGATGACTATATACAGTTTATTGCACTGATCTGTCACGAATCACTCCACAGTATTTGTTGTCACAAAGATACGTAAATGTCAACAATTGCTGTTTTATCATTTATCTCCGTGTCGTCTGCCTACACACCATAGTTTGTCCACAAAAATCACTTGTAGTACAGAACTGGTCTTGTGAGTTGCAGTCTAGATGGGACTGACAGGGAATACACATTGCTTCTATGGCTGAAACAAAGGTAGCAAAAATATAGTCGTAATCCTGTGACTGATAAATAACATACGAATTGCTTTAAATGGCTATAATGGATTATTGCCGTTAACATCTTGTCCGAACTTTCTGAAACATTGATGGAACTAGATCTGGTTTTACCTAACTGCAACAATTCAATAAGCATACTCATTCGGTGAACCAACAAGATTCAAGTAATattataacataaatataaatatcaaattgcaAAATCCTTACAATTATCTAGTATTATACACTTGCCAAAGCAAATATTTTCTCTTTGAAACTGTTTCAACTCCAGACAGTTAATTAGTTTCCATACATATTAGACGGAAAATTAAATATTGGAAATTGAGGCATGTTTCGCTTACTTTCACAACAAATGCAATAACATATTTGAAAAAGGAGTATTTTAACCAGAACCAAGATtggaaacaaaaaaattctaactAAGTTATAATTATAGTTAACGAGCAtgcttgttttgtaaaataactagtttttatcaattttagttATTGTACCGAAAAACATGCACATATTTGAACTATATCTATTCTAACATGAACATAGAAGGAAAGGAGATGtcaaagaaattttgttttaatagacCTAAACATACTGATCACGACTACGATCGTCCAAATGATATCAAGGTTGTGCTTTAGTGctaataaaactttattatttgtattatttctaaTAAACTACAACATGCAGCTAAACCATTTCCATTGAACATAAAATGTTAATTCCACTTTATAATGGTAGAAGGGCATATAACTTATGGTGCATCCTTAATGGATGCTATAGAGGCATATAACTTTCTCATTCGATGCTGATATTATTTCCAATATAAGGGTAAAGGCATAAAACACTACCTTGTAGTGCATACCAGACAAATGATTAAAGGGCATAAAACTATGCCTTGTAGTGTACTCTGTGTTAATAGTGTATACAGATCTTCCTGTTGTGCATACATATTCGATGATGTAAGGATATATCGGCACATATTATAGACGATGTTAGAGCATATAACTCTGTCTTTGTTTTGCATTATGTAGTGATGGTGTCAggataaatatcttttttttttgaagcataTATTATTGATGGTATTAGGGCAAACACACTGTGTAAGTGTCAATCGTAAACGGTTTCGAGACATCAATGCTTACCAGAAAGATTACATTTACTCCAGACCTGCCATATTATGAAGATAGAGCATAAATAGCTGTAGttaataacaattattttttgtatatttaaactCGTGTCTTTCAACAACTGTCTGCTACACTGACTGTTCAATATGTAACAAAAAGTCACTCATATTCCTTGACGTATATTTTCGCTCACCATCCTTAAACACGAGTGTACATTTTCatcaatactgttgaaaaacggcgttaaacccaaaacaaacaaacaaacaaatcatttttatatGCATCAGCTTAATATTCTTGAACTGGGAAACGAAAGAGTCAATGACCAACCTAGTGTAAAAacgatcacaatgaatgtaaattctCGAGGGATACATATACAATTATCCCTTTTGGGTTGTGTCTTAACTTATGGTGTAATGCGGGCAGAAAACTGCATATACATCTATTATCTATTTTACGCTTCATATATCTATTCTTGCTTTCACTATCATGTAAGTAACGTTTCTATGCGGTTCGTACAGGTTTCGTCAACGTATTATCAAAATAGAGTTATAAATAGAATAAAGTTTCAACGATTTTGATCATTTGgcaaaatacactgaaataaaTGTACATCAAAAAGCATCCAAACATAACTATTTACAACTCAATTTAAAGTGAAGAATTTAATTACACGGAATGATACGAGGTAAAAACAAACGTTTCTTGTTTAACGAGgctagtcgacgaaagtccctgcctagaatggatggaacaatttatttccagccgagtccacggcaggcgtcatatttacctccccagcattcaGTCTAGGCCGATATTGCcggctggaaacagtaccaatttaagtgaaacactagtcgggatatcagccgtgACCgtgaacccggaccgctggcgttgcaGCCCaccctgctaaccactgcgccacttaTTAACAGGATGGGACAGGCGATTCCAATTTAAAGGGATATAAACAATAGAATTCCTTCTTGTCTTAACTTTCAAAGTGTATTCGTCACAACAATGAAAATCACAACACGACACAGAATTCAGTAAAGTATCGGAATTCATCTGATACAAAGAGCATAACAGCAGATTCCAGTTGTCAAAATACACTTCTTGTAATTTTTGATGCATATTTAAGTAGTAGGCGTTTAATTTCCATGGGGTTACCCATTGTAGTATGATAAATTGGCATCCCTTTGTCGTAAAAGAAGTTTGCTTTTTCATAACgaaaggaaaatgttgaattatcGGACGGAAAATGCTGATTATCACTACGGATTTGCTACAGTTTTTGAGGTCGATGCAACCTTTATTCGTATGTATCAACATTgaattttagattttaattaaagaGCTCTCCTGAAACCtgtttatttttatccattttagaaatataaaagtatattatattttagaagaaaagaacaaaaacatcGTTTAAACATCTAAAATGTATAATGACTGTATCCTTTTCAATGAAGTACTTcgaaattgtttgttttcatattGCAAAATGTCgccattcaaaaaaaaatctgtaaattttatgTCACGTTGGGCAGTTGTAAGAGTATGCCACTCCCTAATTACCGCAAGGAACTCATTGCAGAAAGCAAAATTATGATTGTCCCGCTGTACCATCCAATTCATTTTTACCTACGAATGGTTTCAGTACTATACAATAAAAATTAAACGTTGTAAGAGTTCAGTCtaacatcattttgttttcaaaaattgcaTTAATTCCCATTTAATGTCATAAATTCAGAAAGTTTGCGGTTTCATAGCGGTTCAGATTAATATGAAGTAtgaattttcaaagatattttattGTAACGATTTCTATATCAGAGATATGTGCATTTGCTTTGAGCATTCTCAATGTTTTtcattcaaaagttttttttgacCGCCACAATATCTTCTAGGTGATTTGCAGCACTAAACAGAGTAAACCAACAATATTTGGCATTATAAATCCCAAACACTTCACATGGTGATTGCACTTgcaattgaaaattaaatgtatTCCTTTTCCGTACAATCATCAGAAGTAATGCCGCTGTGTAGGTTATTTCTTTTATCCACCATCATTACAAAAAAGGTGAAAGTTAGTGGCTATTTCTTTCCTTACCAACTTTTAATGTTaaatcatacatttatttttcCAAGTACAGATTACTAGCATTTTCCGTAAGTTCATACTGttattaattttacatatttgatGACAAGTATTGCTTATGTGTTGAACAACCCTCGTATGATGCAAATCAGCGTGTGATAAAAGAGTTAATCGTTAACGTAACagacttttttaatgttttgttatagCACAGCTTTCCTCTTATTATTTGATTATCAAATTAtagcaaacaaataaaaaaatcagtagTTAGCTCACATAACTAAATGGTTTACAATAAACAAGATAGACATGAAAAAAACGCCATCTTTTCATTTGTCTTCTACTAAACAACATTATTGATAGTAAAACTCGAATAGAAAATGTACctacaatattatataaaacagcAACAACTGGTGAAAGAACATGGTTTAAGAATAAGTAAAGCGTCAACTTTCAAGCATTACTTACCCGGGACACTTTCAGTTGGAACGTTCCTTTGTGGTTGTGAACTGCTTTCCCGAACAGGTACAAACGGATTCCTACAGCTTAACGAACAGCCGGTAGGACAGCATTTTTGGTCACCATCACACTGCAGATCAGAGAAACATCTGTTCATACAGTTATTATCGCGCGTCAAAGCATCACGTGGACAAAATCCGTCCTTTGTTATGTCTACTCTAAATCCCGCACTTTGAGGACGCGGAAAGAATATATAATGTAACCCAGAAGAATCTTCCCTTATTGATGTAACTTGACTTTTTTCGACGGGTTGTGTTTCTAAAGAAGCTGTATTAATACCGTCTAAATTAATAGTCATTGGTGCATTATCCACATTTGTCTGTGGTGCTGTTACTACAACAGGTATTTCTACAGGGGATTGTTGTGATGTACCTGAAAGGTCTACAGGACTCACTTCTTGTATAGTCATTACTGATGGGTCGTTAGCGAATGTATCTACGTTGGTATGTGGAGAACCTACTCCAATAAAACCATCAGGGATATTGTTTAGATTATTTTCATTTACTCTTGTCGGATTAGAATTAATTTGCGGGTCTACATTGAAATCAGAGGTAAGTTGCTCACCTGGGAAACCATTATTTCTAGGTAAGTTACCACCACCGTGACTAGAATCATGCGGATCTATGTTAGTGTTATCTCTGTTACCAGATGCAGAGGAAGTATGACTATGCCCACCGTCTACTTGGGGACTGAATCCTATTGGTGGACTACCGGCACCAA is a window from the Mercenaria mercenaria strain notata chromosome 7, MADL_Memer_1, whole genome shotgun sequence genome containing:
- the LOC123553992 gene encoding decreased expression in renal and prostate cancer protein-like isoform X1 — protein: MDSQKHLICIYSLILFIFPNILDTQRITCPNPCDIGYTCAMVRHGGQPSRPGCINMQEAIMLHQALNGGPSGPGTGVNSQAGTGVPQPNVGLGFPQSPRRGDPIPHIPQSPSPGNSIPGMNFLGGTGSRQQGFEQRFEQGISRQPQNFINSPSLLGRQGNFGMSGIVGPINGQFGNPQRPTGMAGPSFLDPTTGQLGPRAGQFGPSAGQFGPPAGQFGPVGAGSPPIGFSPQVDGGHSHTSSASGNRDNTNIDPHDSSHGGGNLPRNNGFPGEQLTSDFNVDPQINSNPTRVNENNLNNIPDGFIGVGSPHTNVDTFANDPSVMTIQEVSPVDLSGTSQQSPVEIPVVVTAPQTNVDNAPMTINLDGINTASLETQPVEKSQVTSIREDSSGLHYIFFPRPQSAGFRVDITKDGFCPRDALTRDNNCMNRCFSDLQCDGDQKCCPTGCSLSCRNPFVPVRESSSQPQRNVPTESVPAIEAMCIPCQSHLDCNSQDQFCTTSDFCGQTMVCRQTTRR